The sequence CAGTAATTCAGATAATTATCGAATATACAGTTTTTGCTGTTGTAGATCTCCTCCTCGTGCATTTTCAATTTGCAACAGGTACACCCCGCGGGAAATTGTTGGAAGAGACAGTTGATTAACCCCCTGACTCAAGCTCTTTCCGTCAAAGGAAGCTACCTGTCGGCCCATGGGTGTAGTCAGACGTAGAGAATACTGCCCAGCTTCTGGAATAACAAGGGATAGTTGATTGTTGACGACACCTTCTACGGAAAATTGATATTCAGGGGACATGGTCATATCATCAATAATTGACGTTTCACCTTGTGACACAGATCCATAAAAAGTAATGTTTTCCACCATGAAGGAAACTTCATATGGATCAAGTCGGGGTCCCCATGAACCATCATGACGATTCATCGGTGCAAGAGGCTTGATCTCAATAGCTGTAATTTCTGTAGGATCAATAGGATCATAGGTAAGCTCACCCGTATAGGTCTCCTCATAATCAAAGGCATGCAGGGGAATCTTTCCTGATTGCACCATGGGTGATGAAGCAATATTTTCCTTAGGATAGATATTGTTCAATAAGGCTTGCCTCTTTTCTCCCGACTCAAGCTCTATGATAATTGCTAGAGGTGAGGTTGACTTATAGTCAAGGGAGATATGACTCAAATCATCAACATCAAGATTATATGCACTAAAGGTTGCCCAGGGATAATTAGAACCTTGTACTGCATCCACCACAACCTTTCCATCAAAACTTCCCGAGAAGGCTCCTTGGGAAGCACTTGAGTTTAGCTCTTCATTGCGAATAAAAGCAAAGGTAATATCATCGCCAGACTGTGCTTGAAGTGGCTCAGGAGCTTTATTTGCTAAATCACGAACACGATTGATTTGTTCTGTTGCTGTGACAAACTCCGTATTCGGCTGGCTTTGTGCATAGGTTATAAACTTTTCCAAAGCAGAAATACGATCTTCCCACGTATTCCATCCATTGACAACACATAATCCCCAGGCATCGCGATTAAAATCGGTCAGAAGGGTTGCGTTATCATAAATAGGAGTGTGGTAATCTGTGTGCATACCAATACTCAAGGGAGCACGATTTCCTTCCATACGTAAATCAAGGGTATGTTTCATCATCTCAACCCAGTTATCATGAGTCATCCCCCATAAAATCCACGTATTAAAATCGAACCCTGTAATTTTACCATGCTGCAACCAGTACTGTCGATCAGATCCACGAGTCTGATACTGTGTTCCGATGCTGCTATTATCAAAGCCCTCTGCTGCCGGCAGGATATCGTCATCATTTCCCCCACCACTTGCTTCAAGAACTATTTCATAATTGTCATACACATCATCACGAATATGTTCAGGAACAATAAAGGTGTTTACAGGAATCTGCCACAACCCTTCTCCCGCAGGCATTGAGTCGATATGACGACGTCCGCCTCTGCTATATTGAGTCCACGTATTTTGGGCACCGTTATCCACAGTGTATGGCCACAGCATATTCGTCCCATCGCGGTGATTCTCATACCCTTCCTCTAAGGAACAATCCCAAAGATAGCCAAGATCTGCCAAGGCATAGAATAGGCCGGAGCTTGTTTCAAGGCGGGGCGCACGAAACCCGATAAAGGTGTTTAAATCAAACCCTGCATCCGCATAGGCTTCACGAGAATATTCCAAGGCACCTTTCCAGGCATCTTCACTAACAAAACGCCCGGCATAAACAGCCCACCCCATGTGTTGCTGACGCGAACCAACGGGTTGTCCAAATTGCTCAGACTGAGTAATGGTATCTCCCCAGGGAGTTACCTGTGTATTGTTGGCATTAAACCCCTCTCCACCCCAGCTTGAGAAACCACCGGTATTTGACATACCTTGAATGTCTCCTTCACCGTATGGATTATTTCCCTCTTGATACGGAAGGGGAGAATTTGATTCCATGTGATCAAAGGTATGGTCTGCAATCTCATGTCCTGCATCTAAGGCCTGTTGTGTCGCTATTTTAATTGTGTTCGGCTGCACCAATTCTTCGGGGTTTCCACGGACCCACACTTCATGCTCACGCCCCCATGAAACAGCAATAGTATTGTGGTCAAGGCCATCTTCTGAACGTGGCTCATACCATCCATACTCCGATTGATAGTTCATCCACGCTTCTCCTTGCCCATGATTTCCATCGGACCACACATCCACATACAAACCGGTAATCATAGTAAAGGTCTGAGGAACTCCCAGATCAATGGCCCACTTCATACCCATATCACCTTCTTGGATATTTAATGCGTTATTTTGTGGAATCCACGATGGAAAGCCATGAGTTGCGTACGATCCTTGCCCACCAACAACGCTTGCATCTTCCCATGGAATATCTCCATCAGTATGCTCATAGGCTGTTCCATCAAGACCAGAATAGGCATTATCATCCCAAATAATTGAAATGAGCTGCGTAATACCAGCTGGGTCTTTCCCTGCAGGGTTCATGGGGGAAGGGAACACATAATCCTGCGCATAACTCAGTAAGACACATGCCAGAATCATACTTGAAATTCGTTTACACATAAAAACTCCTTTTTAGGGGTACCTAATTACTACTGCAAAGGTATATCAAAAGATATTCGCGAATACATTTCAAAAAGTTGACTTTTTCCCAGCAATCTTTACAACACACTGCTAAACAACACGTTACAACTACCTAAAGACTTTTAACACGACACTATCTTTCCCAGGGATTGTTCTACTTTTTTGTTATCTCTACGCAAACCATATCGATTTCGATACTCCTGGGGAGAAATCCCTTCACAATTCTTAAAGGTTCTGCTAAAAGAATTCGCATATTGATGTCCCGTGAGAAACGATATGCGGCTTATGGGATACTCGGTTGTCCGTAGAAGCTCCCGTGCTTTTGAAATAC is a genomic window of Chitinivibrio alkaliphilus ACht1 containing:
- a CDS encoding polysaccharide deacetylase; this encodes MCKRISSMILACVLLSYAQDYVFPSPMNPAGKDPAGITQLISIIWDDNAYSGLDGTAYEHTDGDIPWEDASVVGGQGSYATHGFPSWIPQNNALNIQEGDMGMKWAIDLGVPQTFTMITGLYVDVWSDGNHGQGEAWMNYQSEYGWYEPRSEDGLDHNTIAVSWGREHEVWVRGNPEELVQPNTIKIATQQALDAGHEIADHTFDHMESNSPLPYQEGNNPYGEGDIQGMSNTGGFSSWGGEGFNANNTQVTPWGDTITQSEQFGQPVGSRQQHMGWAVYAGRFVSEDAWKGALEYSREAYADAGFDLNTFIGFRAPRLETSSGLFYALADLGYLWDCSLEEGYENHRDGTNMLWPYTVDNGAQNTWTQYSRGGRRHIDSMPAGEGLWQIPVNTFIVPEHIRDDVYDNYEIVLEASGGGNDDDILPAAEGFDNSSIGTQYQTRGSDRQYWLQHGKITGFDFNTWILWGMTHDNWVEMMKHTLDLRMEGNRAPLSIGMHTDYHTPIYDNATLLTDFNRDAWGLCVVNGWNTWEDRISALEKFITYAQSQPNTEFVTATEQINRVRDLANKAPEPLQAQSGDDITFAFIRNEELNSSASQGAFSGSFDGKVVVDAVQGSNYPWATFSAYNLDVDDLSHISLDYKSTSPLAIIIELESGEKRQALLNNIYPKENIASSPMVQSGKIPLHAFDYEETYTGELTYDPIDPTEITAIEIKPLAPMNRHDGSWGPRLDPYEVSFMVENITFYGSVSQGETSIIDDMTMSPEYQFSVEGVVNNQLSLVIPEAGQYSLRLTTPMGRQVASFDGKSLSQGVNQLSLPTISRGVYLLQIENARGGDLQQQKLYIR